The Panicum virgatum strain AP13 chromosome 5K, P.virgatum_v5, whole genome shotgun sequence genome has a window encoding:
- the LOC120706225 gene encoding uncharacterized protein LOC120706225, with amino-acid sequence MESQRVVVVVEDAAAARTALQWAVGNFIRGGDSITLLHVCPPARSRRKRRRLRLGGFQLALAFKDLCNGIAEAKVEIVVREGELGETVVATVNQLGATTLVVGLHDKSFLYRAPSPYTRVRSLGCRVLAVRQHATARDGFLNADLTQIETISLHIPPPKIPFPMFTLPLGVIWRRSKRRK; translated from the exons ATGGAGAGCCAGCGCGTGGTGGTGGTCGTGGaggacgcggccgccgcccgcaccgcgcTGCAGTGGGCCGTCGGCAACTTCATCCGCGGCGGCGACTCCATCACGCTGCTGCACGTCTGCCCGCCCGCGCGCTCGCGCCGGAAGCGCCGCAGGCTCCGCCTCGGCGGCTTCCAGCTCGCGCTCGCCTTCAAGGACCTCTGCAACGGCATCGCCGAG GCCAAGGTGGAGATCGTGGTGAGGGAGGGGGAGctcggggagacggtggtggccaCGGTCAACCAGCTCGGCGCCACCACGCTCGTCGTCGGCCTCCACGACAAGAGCTTCCTCTACAG GGCGCCGAGCCCGTACACGAGAGTGAGGAGCCTGGGGTGCAGGGTCCTCGCCGTCCGGCAGCACGCCACGGCGCGGGACGGCTTCTTGAACGCCGACCTCACCCAGATCGAGACCATAAGCTTGCA CATACCACCGCCAAAGATCCCGTTCCCGATGTTCACGCTCCCGCTCGGCGTGATATGGAGGAGATCGAAGCGGCGAAAGTGA
- the LOC120706223 gene encoding cell division cycle protein 123 homolog, which translates to MLLEELLRCQIHEWYPAFRRHSIPTAIIPLPAAFLRYLAGRAAYPDPDSGSGADEEPLPFLLPAVTSGRQPFAPAHAHHPDPDSLLSSDLFFGSSAEDVHDPDADHPHRPEFLELEAAVDAAIADLGGAALPKLNWSAPKDATFMSADGTTRCACFAEVAMLLRASDCVAHDLASARQSCEDFVRPEGARRNARKVGAGAEEGAASNAVDCDAEDAREEDSSGDAWVDDGFQYYLALRKWYPGLRPESEFRCFVRERKLVAVSQRDASAYYPSLPGWSSEVQPNIEVFFEEVIEPQFGSNHYTFDVYVTTDGRVKLIDFNPWGGYTLPLLFTWEELDAEGREHELEFRVVMQQGAVRPGLMTAVPYDMLDWGQGSGWDVFLKKADEELNRQMNSPDGDS; encoded by the coding sequence atgcTTCTCGAGGAGCTGCTCCGCTGCCAGATCCACGAGTGGTACCCGGCCTTCCGCCGCCACTCCATCCCCACCGCCATCATCCCGCTCCCCGCCGCCTTCCTCCGCTACCTCGCCGGCCGAGCGGCCTACCCCGACCCGGACTCCGGGTCCGGCGCCGACGAGGAGCCGCTCCCGTTCCTCCTCCCCGCGGTGACCTCCGGCCGCCAGCCCTTCGCGCCCGCCCACGCCCACCACCCGGACCCGGACTCCCTCCTCAGCTCGGACCTCTTCTTCGGCTCCAGCGCCGAGGACGTCCACGACCCCGACGCCGACCACCCGCACCGCCCCGAGTTCCTGGAGCTCGAGGCGGCCGTCGACGCCGCCATCGCGGacctcggcggcgccgcgctccCCAAGCTCAACTGGAGCGCGCCCAAGGACGCCACCTTCATGTCCGCGGACGGCACGACCCGGTGCGCGTGCTTCGCCGAGGTCGCCATGCTGCTCCGCGCCTCCGACTGCGTGGCGCACGACCTCGCCTCCGCGCGCCAGTCGTGCGAGGATTTTGTGCGTCCAGAGGGTGCTCGACGGAATGCCCGGAAAGTTGGTGCTGGTGCCGAGGAAGGTGCTGCATCAAATGCTGTGGATTGTGATGCGGAAGATGCACGGGAAGAAGATAGTAGTGGGGATGCTTGGGTGGACGATGGGTTCCAATACTATCTCGCCCTCCGCAAGTGGTACCCAGGCCTCCGCCCTGAGTCAGAGTTCAGATGCTTCGTACGGGAGCGGAAGCTGGTTGCTGTGTCCCAGAGAGATGCATCAGCTTACTACCCATCACTGCCTGGATGGAGTTCTGAGGTGCAACCGAACATTGAGGTTTTCTTTGAGGAAGTTATTGAGCCACAGTTTGGTTCAAATCATTATACATTTGATGTGTATGTGACAACTGATGGGCGAGTCAAGCTGATAGATTTCAACCCATGGGGTGGTTATACCTTGCCGCTGCTGTTTACTTGGGAGGAGCTTGATGCAGAAGGAAGAGAGCATGAGCTGGAATTTAGAGTGGTCATGCAGCAGGGTGCCGTGAGGCCAGGATTGATGACAGCAGTGCCATATGATATGCTGGATTGGGGGCAGGGGAGTGGCTGGGATGTTTTTTTGAAGAAGGCTGATGAAGAGCTCAACAGACAGATGAACTCACCAGATGGTGATTCATAA
- the LOC120710500 gene encoding protein MOTHER of FT and TFL1 homolog 2-like, translating into MARFVDPLVVGRVIGEVVDLFVPSVNMTVAYGPKDISNGCLLKPSATAAPPLVRISGRRNDLYTLIMTDPDAPSPSDPTMREYLHWIVANIPGGTDASKGDVVVDYMGPRPPVGIHRYVLVLFEQKTRARAGAPAERANFNTRAFAAAHELGLPTAVVYFNAQKEPAKRRR; encoded by the exons ATGGCCCGGTTCGTGGACCCGCTGGTGGTGGGGCGGGTGATCGGCGAGGTGGTGGACCTGTTCGTGCCCTCCGTCAACATGACCGTCGCGTACGGACCCAAGGACATCAGCAACGGCTGCCTCCTCAagccctccgccaccgccgcgccgccgctcgtccgCATCTCCGGCCGCCGCAACGACCTCTACACGCTG ATCATGACGGACCCGGATGCGCCGAGCCCCAGCGACCCCACCATGAGGGAGTATCTCCACTG GATAGTGGCTAACATACCAGGGGGAACAGATGCATCAAAAG GGGATGTGGTGGTGGACTACATGGGCCCGCGGCCGCCGGTGGGGATCCACCGCTACGTGCTGGTGCTGTTCGAGCAGaagacgcgcgcgcgcgcgggggcgccggcggagcGCGCCAACTTCAACACGCGCGCcttcgcggcggcgcacgagctcGGCCTCCCCACCGCCGTCGTCTACTTCAACGCCCAGAAGGAGCCCGCCAAACGCCGCCGCTAG
- the LOC120706224 gene encoding transcription factor RHD6-like, translated as MAQASKRSAMQQPQLRPVTMYGDGEPSSMSLELFGYHGGVVVDGDEGEGEGSAAAALSLQLAFDDDSCFKHGASAAGGDYYGSWAGYGGSGASSSSSSSVLSFEQAGSGGGHHHHHLGDDGCALWMDVAAAGMVEQHPPPQHGSACRFGLVSPGSSADDDAGGLHIQGMGSVQPPAKTTNKRARPDGEVQAAAAKKQCGGGRKSKAKAAPAPTKDPQSVAAKVRRERIAEKLKVLQDLVPNGTKVDLVTMLEKAITYVKFLQLQVKVLAADEFWPAQGGKAPDLSQVKDALDAILSSQKYPHK; from the exons ATGGCTCAGGCAAGCAAGCGGAGCGCGATGCAGCAGCCGCAGCTCCGGCCGGTGACGAtgtacggcgacggcgagccttCCTCCATGTCCCTCGAGCTCTTCGGCTAccacggcggcgtcgtcgtggacggcgacgagggcgagggcgagggctcCGCCGCGGCAGCGCTCTCGCTGCAGCTCGCCTTCGACGACGACAGCTGCTTCAAGCACGGAgcctcggccgccggcggcgactaCTACGGCAGCTGGGCCGGGTACGGCGGCTCGGgcgccagctccagctccagctcgtcGGTGCTCAGCTTCGAGCAggccggcagtggcggcggccaccaccaccaccacctgggCGACGATGGGTGCGCGCTGTGGAtggacgtcgccgccgcgggcatGGTCGAGCagcatccgccgccgcagcacggaTCCGCCTGCAGGTTCGGGCTCGTGAGCCCAGgcagctcggccgatgatgATGCCGGTGGTCTGCACATCCAGGGGATGGGCTCCGTCCAGCCGCCGGCCAAGACCACGAACAAGCGCGCAAGACCG GATGGTGAAGTGCAAGCTGCCGCGGCGAAGAagcagtgcggcggcggcaggaagaGCAAGGCCAAGGCTGCTCCTGCTCCTACCAAGGACCCTCAAAGCGTAGCTGCCAAG GTTCGAAGAGAGAGGATCGCCGAGAAGCTCAAAGTCCTGCAAGATCTCGTGCCCAATGGCACCAAG GTGGATTTGGTCACCATGCTTGAAAAGGCAATCACCTATGTCAAGTTCCTCCAGCTGCAAGTGAAG GTGTTGGCTGCCGATGAGTTCTGGCctgcacaaggagggaaggcaCCGGATCTCTCTCAAGTGAAGGACGCTTTGGACGCCATCCTGTCGTCCCAGAAGTACCCTCACAAATGA